The following coding sequences lie in one Zingiber officinale cultivar Zhangliang chromosome 2B, Zo_v1.1, whole genome shotgun sequence genomic window:
- the LOC122048965 gene encoding oligopeptide transporter 1-like has translation MSIFVNSVGSPGFYNISIAKIFYRKEIHILPALLLVISTQFLGFGFAGLFLKVFVDSPYMWWPNVIASISLYRALHEQDKRPKGGLSRYQFFFIVCAAIFGYSIIPAYFFQSVTALSFVCWIWKDSITAQQIGSGMNGLGVGSISLDWMTMTSFLGSPLVLPSFAIFNRLIGFIVVAYIIIPFSYWSNAFEARKFPLFSTNIYDSQGHKYNVSRIIDSNTTVTFNQEAYDNYSKIYFTTSLIYSYAFILAQ, from the exons ATGTCCATATTTGTTAATTCGGTAGGCAGTCCAGGCTTTTACAATATCAGTATCGCCAAGATCTTTTACCGCAAAGAAATTCATATTTTACCCGCTTTGCTCTTGGTTATATCAACTCAG TTCTTGGGTTTCGGATTTGCCGGTTTGTTTCTAAAAGTTTTTGTGGATTCACCGTACATGTGGTGGCCTAATGTAATTGCCAGCATCTCTCTTTACAG GGCATTACATGAGCAAGATAAGAGGCCTAAGGGAGGGCTATCACGTTATCAATTCTTTTTTATTGTCTGCGCTGCGATTTTCGGTTACAGCATCATCCCTGCTTATTTCTTCCAGTCTGTTACTGCTCTCTCCTTTGTGTGTTGGATATGGAAGGACTCAATCACTGCACAACAAATTGGCTCTGGGATGAATGGACTCGGCGTTGGATCAATTTCTCTTGATTGGATGACAATGACAAGTTTTTTAGGAAGCCCTTTAGTTCTTCCTTCATTTGCGATATTCAATAGGTTGATTGGATTTATCGTGGTCGCATACATTATTATACCCTTCTCTTATTGGAGTAATGCATTTGAAGCAAGAAAATTTCCACTGTTTTCGACCAATATCTATGATTCTCAAGGTCACAAATACAATGTCTCTAGAATTATAGATTCAAACACTACTGTCACCTTTAATCAAGAAGCCTATGATAACTACTCGAAGATATACTTCACTACTTCACTGATTTATTCTTACGCATTTATTCTTGCTCAATAA